A DNA window from Bradyrhizobium sp. CCBAU 53421 contains the following coding sequences:
- the ccmE gene encoding cytochrome c maturation protein CcmE, whose translation MTRKQRRLTLIGCALVVLAIAAGLVLNALRDSIVFFSTPSMVAEKHLGPGKRFRLGGLVEQGSLKRGDNLAVTFTVGDGGATLPVAYKGILPDLFREGQGVVAEGALDASGVFRADTVLAKHDETYMPKDVADALKKQGHWKDDYGAKPNNMPSASAAPTQGAMR comes from the coding sequence ATGACCAGGAAGCAACGGCGTTTGACATTGATCGGCTGCGCGCTCGTCGTGCTCGCGATCGCCGCGGGCCTGGTGCTGAACGCGCTGCGCGATTCCATCGTGTTCTTCTCGACGCCGTCGATGGTCGCCGAGAAGCATCTCGGTCCGGGCAAGCGTTTCCGCCTCGGCGGCCTGGTGGAGCAGGGCTCGCTGAAGCGCGGCGACAATCTCGCGGTGACCTTCACCGTCGGCGACGGCGGCGCGACGCTGCCGGTCGCCTACAAGGGCATCCTGCCGGACCTGTTCCGCGAGGGGCAGGGCGTCGTTGCCGAAGGCGCGCTCGATGCGTCAGGCGTGTTCCGCGCCGACACCGTGCTCGCCAAGCATGACGAGACCTATATGCCGAAGGATGTCGCCGATGCCCTGAAGAAGCAGGGCCACTGGAAGGACGATTACGGCGCCAAACCAAACAACATGCCGAGCGCCTCCGCGGCGCCGACCCAGGGAGCGATGCGGTGA
- the ccmI gene encoding c-type cytochrome biogenesis protein CcmI, translating to MTLWFVFALMTVAAIFAVLWPLSRRGRADSGGSEVVVYRDQLAEIDRDMAGGLIGAAEADAARIEISRRLLAAADQSGRDAPVTGSLSLRRAAAVVALVGLPVIASSFYLALGSPRLGDFPLAERSRVADANQPLANLVAQVEAHLEKNPTDGRGWTVLAPVLSRLGRYDDAVRAYRNAIIYAGETADRRADLGEALMGTAGGVVTADAKAEFERAVALNGDDAKANYFLGLAAEQDGRKADAAALWQKMLAKGPSDAPWRPLVQAALVRVGGSAPGVSSPGGVSAPALPDGAVAAAQDMSEADRGTMIKGMVDRLATRLKTNGDDVEGWLRLVRAYLVMGERDKAMSARADARQAVANNADRLRQLNEGLKNLGLDG from the coding sequence ATGACGCTGTGGTTTGTGTTCGCGCTGATGACGGTCGCGGCGATCTTTGCCGTGCTGTGGCCGCTCAGCCGCCGCGGACGGGCGGATAGCGGCGGCAGCGAGGTCGTGGTCTACCGCGACCAGCTCGCCGAGATCGACCGCGACATGGCCGGTGGGCTCATCGGCGCCGCCGAAGCCGACGCTGCGCGGATCGAGATCAGCCGCCGGCTGCTCGCCGCCGCCGACCAGAGCGGACGTGACGCCCCGGTGACAGGCAGTCTCAGTCTGCGGCGCGCCGCCGCGGTCGTGGCCCTGGTCGGGTTGCCGGTGATTGCTTCGAGCTTCTATCTCGCGCTCGGCTCGCCGCGCCTCGGCGACTTTCCGCTCGCCGAGCGCAGCCGGGTGGCCGATGCCAATCAGCCGCTCGCCAATCTGGTCGCGCAGGTCGAGGCCCATCTGGAGAAGAACCCGACCGACGGCCGTGGCTGGACGGTGCTGGCGCCGGTGCTGTCGCGGCTCGGCCGCTACGACGACGCGGTCCGCGCCTATCGCAACGCCATCATTTATGCCGGCGAGACCGCCGATCGCCGCGCCGATCTCGGCGAGGCGCTGATGGGGACTGCCGGCGGCGTCGTCACCGCTGACGCCAAGGCGGAGTTCGAGCGCGCCGTCGCGCTCAATGGCGACGACGCCAAGGCGAACTATTTCCTCGGCCTCGCCGCCGAGCAGGACGGTCGCAAGGCCGATGCCGCAGCGCTCTGGCAAAAGATGCTGGCGAAGGGGCCGTCCGATGCGCCGTGGCGGCCGCTGGTGCAGGCTGCGCTGGTGCGGGTCGGCGGCAGCGCGCCGGGCGTCAGCTCACCCGGTGGCGTCAGCGCACCCGCGTTGCCTGATGGCGCGGTGGCCGCAGCCCAGGACATGAGCGAGGCCGATCGCGGCACCATGATCAAGGGCATGGTCGACCGGCTGGCGACGCGGCTGAAGACCAATGGCGACGACGTCGAGGGCTGGCTGCGGCTGGTCCGCGCCTATCTCGTGATGGGGGAGCGCGACAAGGCGATGAGCGCGCGCGCCGATGCCCGGCAGGCGGTGGCCAACAATGCGGACCGGTTGCGTCAGCTCAATGAGGGGCTGAAGAATCTCGGGCTTGATGGATAG
- a CDS encoding type II toxin-antitoxin system RelE/ParE family toxin: MDVEFDDDSLDQLETDLQFTGGFNKAIVKGFRKLMQVIRAATDERDFYAMKSLHFEKLEGNRDHERSMRINDKYRLILELEGNAPNKKVRVKKIEDYH; this comes from the coding sequence ATGGACGTTGAGTTTGACGACGACAGTCTCGACCAACTGGAGACCGATCTCCAGTTCACGGGCGGATTCAACAAGGCCATCGTGAAGGGGTTTCGGAAACTGATGCAGGTGATACGGGCCGCAACCGACGAGCGCGACTTCTATGCAATGAAAAGCCTGCACTTCGAAAAGCTTGAGGGCAACAGGGATCACGAGAGATCGATGAGGATCAACGACAAATACCGCTTGATCCTGGAACTGGAAGGAAATGCTCCGAACAAAAAGGTTCGGGTCAAGAAGATCGAAGATTACCACTAG
- a CDS encoding helix-turn-helix domain-containing protein has translation MNSRVPAEVFPPGEFLADELAARGWSQTLFAEIIKRPQKLVNDIILGKRSITPETATDFAQALGTSAQFWMNLESAWQLSKVPARDDSISRSAALHDRFPIKEMMKRGWIVIDDALLIDGQHRVGALEKAVCDFFEIASINDEIEFRHAARRNYQKNVSAHQWAWIFRVNQLATSLKVSPYSEAALRGRIRDLERLMLEPEEIRHIPRILLECGVRLVIVEPIPGSEIQGVCFWINENRSPVIGLTLKGDQIDKFWFDFWHEITHVLNGDGKTEIIIDDFDESKPVKDKIEENANREAANHCVPIGVMRDFILRHDPMFSEKSLLGFARIVKRHPGIVAGQIQRRTKRWELFKKHQPRIRHIITQTALTDGYGVAI, from the coding sequence GTGAATAGCAGAGTACCCGCCGAAGTCTTCCCTCCCGGGGAGTTTCTTGCAGATGAATTGGCTGCACGTGGATGGTCGCAGACGCTCTTTGCCGAGATCATCAAGCGCCCACAGAAGCTCGTGAACGATATCATCTTGGGCAAGCGCTCCATCACGCCGGAGACCGCTACCGATTTCGCGCAGGCTCTTGGCACATCAGCGCAGTTCTGGATGAACTTGGAATCAGCATGGCAACTCTCGAAGGTGCCAGCGCGCGACGATTCTATTTCCCGTTCGGCAGCGCTGCATGATCGCTTCCCTATTAAGGAAATGATGAAACGCGGTTGGATCGTTATCGACGACGCTTTGCTGATCGACGGCCAACATCGTGTCGGCGCGCTTGAGAAGGCGGTCTGTGATTTCTTCGAGATTGCCAGCATCAATGATGAGATCGAGTTCAGGCACGCCGCGCGCAGGAATTATCAAAAGAACGTTTCAGCGCATCAATGGGCTTGGATTTTTCGCGTCAATCAGCTGGCTACTTCGCTCAAGGTTTCCCCCTACTCCGAAGCGGCTTTGCGCGGGCGTATCCGTGACCTTGAAAGGCTTATGCTCGAACCCGAAGAAATCCGACACATTCCGCGCATCTTATTAGAGTGCGGTGTACGTCTAGTGATCGTCGAGCCGATACCTGGCTCGGAGATTCAGGGCGTTTGCTTCTGGATTAATGAGAATAGATCCCCCGTTATTGGTCTCACTCTCAAGGGGGACCAGATCGACAAATTTTGGTTCGACTTCTGGCACGAAATCACTCACGTCTTGAACGGTGATGGGAAAACCGAGATCATCATTGATGATTTTGATGAGTCCAAGCCGGTCAAAGATAAAATTGAAGAGAATGCAAATCGTGAAGCAGCCAACCACTGCGTTCCGATTGGCGTTATGCGTGACTTCATCCTACGTCATGATCCCATGTTCTCAGAAAAGAGCCTTCTGGGATTTGCTCGGATTGTGAAGCGACATCCCGGCATCGTCGCCGGACAAATCCAGCGTCGTACGAAGCGCTGGGAGCTATTTAAAAAACACCAGCCGAGGATACGCCACATCATCACTCAAACCGCTTTGACTGACGGTTATGGAGTAGCGATATGA
- a CDS encoding sensor histidine kinase, producing MGGSSLATRLFVSATAWVVVILAITGVILSSVYRDATERAFDRRLNLYLRTLIAEVATPDEPADRQFQSLGEPLFDLPLSGWYWQITRTDTEKGETRASRSLWDKKLPKLEEHGAELTAAGVRLGYVDGPEGQSLRVVERPVDLGADGKFLVSVAGDATEIFDETRSFDYYLGGTFAALGIVLLLTTIFQVRYGLAPLKRISDAIADIRSGRAERLEGRFPVEIAPLARETNALIDANREIVERSRTHVGNLAHAIKTPLSVIVNEAGAHAGDSFASKVLEQADLMRDQVAHHLERARIAARATIVSTITDVAPVIEALRRTMEKIHRDRDLAIEAKADPAARFRGERQDLEEMVGNLVDNACKWAASQVFIEVGVVPPEASGAGPRLRIVVDDDGRGLSEAERAQVSRRGQRLDESKPGSGLGLSIVTDLAGLYGGKLALSDAPIGGLRAELVLPAV from the coding sequence ATGGGCGGCAGCTCGCTTGCGACCCGCCTGTTCGTCTCGGCGACCGCCTGGGTGGTGGTGATCCTGGCGATCACCGGCGTCATCCTGTCGTCGGTCTATCGCGACGCGACCGAGCGCGCCTTCGACCGGCGGCTGAATCTCTATCTGCGCACCCTGATCGCCGAGGTGGCAACGCCGGACGAGCCGGCGGACCGCCAGTTCCAATCGCTTGGCGAGCCGCTGTTCGACCTGCCGCTGTCGGGCTGGTACTGGCAGATCACCCGCACCGATACCGAAAAGGGCGAGACCCGCGCCTCGCGCTCACTGTGGGACAAGAAGCTGCCCAAGCTCGAGGAGCACGGCGCCGAGCTGACCGCCGCCGGCGTCCGCCTCGGCTATGTCGACGGGCCCGAAGGCCAGAGCCTGCGGGTAGTGGAGCGGCCGGTCGATCTCGGCGCGGACGGCAAGTTCCTGGTCAGCGTTGCCGGCGATGCCACCGAGATCTTCGATGAGACGCGCAGCTTCGACTATTACCTCGGCGGCACCTTCGCTGCGCTGGGCATCGTGCTGCTGCTGACCACGATCTTCCAGGTGCGCTATGGCCTCGCGCCGCTCAAGCGCATCTCGGATGCGATCGCCGACATCCGCTCCGGCCGCGCCGAGCGGCTGGAGGGCCGGTTTCCGGTCGAGATCGCGCCGCTCGCGCGCGAGACCAACGCGCTGATCGACGCCAACCGGGAGATCGTCGAGCGCTCGCGCACCCATGTCGGCAACCTCGCGCACGCGATCAAGACGCCGCTGTCGGTGATCGTGAACGAGGCGGGCGCGCATGCCGGCGATTCCTTTGCCAGCAAGGTGCTGGAGCAGGCCGATTTGATGCGCGACCAGGTCGCGCACCACCTCGAGCGCGCGCGGATCGCCGCCCGCGCCACCATCGTCAGCACCATCACCGACGTCGCCCCTGTGATCGAGGCGTTGCGCAGGACCATGGAGAAGATCCATCGCGACCGCGACCTCGCGATCGAGGCGAAGGCCGATCCGGCGGCGCGGTTTCGCGGCGAGCGGCAGGACCTCGAGGAGATGGTCGGCAATCTCGTCGACAATGCCTGCAAATGGGCGGCCTCGCAGGTGTTCATCGAGGTCGGCGTGGTCCCGCCGGAGGCTTCGGGCGCCGGACCCAGGTTGCGCATCGTGGTCGACGACGACGGGCGCGGCCTGTCGGAGGCCGAGCGCGCCCAGGTGTCGCGGCGCGGACAGCGGCTCGACGAATCCAAGCCCGGCTCGGGGCTTGGCCTCTCGATCGTGACCGATCTCGCCGGCCTCTATGGCGGCAAGCTCGCGCTGAGTGACGCGCCGATCGGCGGCTTGCGGGCCGAGCTGGTGTTGCCGGCGGTGTAG
- a CDS encoding response regulator transcription factor, producing the protein MRLLVVEDDPDLNRQLTTALTDAGYVVDRAFDGEEGHFLGDSEPYDAVVLDIGLPKMDGISVLEAWRRNKRVMPVLILTARDRWSDKVQGFDAGADDYVAKPFHLEEVLARIRALLRRATGHAQVELNCGPVALNTRTKRVTVNGNPIKLTSHEYNLLDYLMHHTGRVVSRTELVEHLYDQDFDRDSNTIEVFVGRIRKKLEVDIIQTVRGLGYMLSPPT; encoded by the coding sequence GTGCGTCTGCTCGTCGTTGAGGATGACCCGGATCTGAACCGCCAGCTCACCACCGCGCTGACGGACGCCGGCTATGTGGTCGATCGCGCGTTCGACGGCGAGGAGGGGCATTTCCTCGGCGACAGCGAGCCCTACGACGCCGTCGTGCTGGATATCGGCCTGCCGAAGATGGACGGTATCTCGGTGCTTGAGGCCTGGCGGCGCAACAAGCGGGTGATGCCGGTGCTGATTCTCACCGCGCGTGACCGCTGGAGCGACAAGGTTCAGGGCTTCGATGCCGGCGCCGACGACTATGTCGCAAAACCGTTCCATCTCGAGGAGGTGCTGGCGCGGATCCGCGCGCTGCTGCGCCGCGCGACCGGGCATGCCCAGGTCGAGCTGAACTGCGGGCCGGTGGCGCTCAATACCCGGACCAAGCGGGTCACCGTCAACGGCAACCCGATCAAGCTGACCTCGCACGAGTACAACCTTCTTGATTATCTGATGCACCACACCGGGCGGGTGGTGTCGCGCACCGAGCTGGTCGAGCATCTCTACGACCAGGACTTCGATCGCGACTCCAACACCATCGAGGTGTTCGTCGGCCGCATCCGCAAGAAGCTGGAAGTCGATATCATCCAGACGGTTCGGGGCCTCGGCTACATGCTGTCGCCGCCGACCTAA
- a CDS encoding VanZ family protein: MPVSKIRTFGVAAGWLALAFIAFVTLSPIQDRPSFFHPQTERFAAFAVMAMAFVLGYPRRTALIVLFVVFSSFTLEAMQLLTPDRHGRLLDAIVKVAGGLAGVGAGHLILLVLRSQFGRLRSRADAT, from the coding sequence TTGCCTGTTTCGAAGATCAGGACGTTTGGTGTGGCCGCCGGCTGGCTTGCGCTGGCCTTCATCGCATTCGTCACATTGTCCCCGATCCAGGACCGTCCGTCGTTCTTCCATCCTCAGACCGAGCGCTTCGCTGCGTTTGCAGTGATGGCGATGGCCTTTGTGCTGGGTTACCCGCGGCGTACCGCGCTGATCGTGCTCTTTGTGGTCTTCAGTTCGTTCACACTCGAGGCGATGCAATTGCTGACACCGGACCGTCACGGCCGGCTGCTTGATGCGATCGTGAAGGTGGCGGGAGGTCTCGCCGGCGTCGGCGCGGGTCACCTCATCCTGCTGGTGCTGCGCAGCCAGTTCGGCCGGCTGAGGTCGCGCGCGGACGCAACGTGA
- the galE gene encoding UDP-glucose 4-epimerase GalE has translation MTSRGSILITGGAGYIGSHCAKAVAEAGFVPVVYDNLSTGHRNFVQWGPLVTGDVADHDKITATIRGHNALAVMHFAAFSAVGESVADPQKYFTNNVAGTLGLLRGMREAGCDRLVFSSTGAVYGNAGRDPIPESAAGPTVNPYGRSKYMIEQMLDDYRAAYQFKSVCLRYFNACGADASGAIGELRDPETHLIPRALMALLGHVPDFAIFGEDYDTPDGTAVRDYIHVDDLAAAHIAALELLLKGDAGGVFNLGTGTGYSVREVLDAIRAETGEAVPSVVRERRAGDPPILVADPAKSERGLGFKASRSDLGYIIRSAWAWHQKAHPRRR, from the coding sequence ATGACGAGCAGAGGTTCGATCCTCATCACGGGCGGCGCGGGATATATCGGATCCCATTGCGCCAAGGCGGTCGCCGAGGCCGGGTTCGTCCCGGTCGTCTATGACAATCTGTCCACCGGCCATCGCAACTTCGTGCAGTGGGGACCGCTCGTGACCGGCGACGTCGCCGATCACGACAAGATCACTGCCACCATCCGCGGGCACAATGCGCTTGCCGTGATGCATTTCGCCGCGTTCAGCGCGGTCGGCGAGTCCGTCGCGGATCCGCAGAAATACTTCACCAACAACGTTGCCGGCACGCTCGGCCTGCTGCGCGGCATGCGCGAGGCGGGCTGCGACCGCCTGGTGTTCTCCTCTACGGGTGCCGTCTATGGCAATGCCGGCCGCGATCCGATTCCCGAGAGCGCCGCAGGGCCGACCGTCAATCCCTACGGCCGCTCCAAATACATGATCGAGCAGATGCTCGATGATTATCGCGCCGCCTATCAGTTCAAATCGGTCTGCCTGCGCTACTTCAATGCCTGCGGTGCCGATGCCTCCGGCGCCATCGGCGAACTCCGCGATCCCGAGACGCATTTGATTCCGCGCGCGCTGATGGCATTGCTGGGACACGTGCCGGATTTCGCGATCTTCGGCGAAGACTATGATACGCCTGACGGCACCGCGGTGCGCGACTACATCCATGTCGACGATCTCGCCGCCGCCCATATCGCAGCGCTCGAGCTGCTGTTGAAGGGCGACGCCGGCGGCGTGTTCAACCTCGGCACCGGCACCGGCTATTCGGTACGCGAGGTGCTGGACGCGATCCGCGCCGAGACCGGCGAAGCGGTGCCGAGCGTGGTGCGCGAGCGCAGGGCCGGCGATCCGCCGATCCTGGTCGCCGATCCCGCCAAGTCCGAGCGCGGCCTCGGCTTCAAGGCGAGCCGGTCGGATCTCGGCTACATCATTCGCTCGGCCTGGGCGTGGCACCAGAAGGCACATCCGCGCCGGCGCTAG
- a CDS encoding transglutaminase-like cysteine peptidase yields MYSVKRVMALLLAIVALGTSAQHTEAGMIGFPLPLRGVVEKIRFSEPTLAPMAYTMFCMRYADECKPKARIVFRGGATRLTKQRIADLIEVNAAVNRSIVPQRNERGLAGEEWLINPARGDCNDYAVSKRHELLARGWPMRNLLLSEVVTSWGEHHLVLVVRVEGGDVVLDNLNAQIRSWSQARYRWVRMQTPANPDHWAAVAQAGA; encoded by the coding sequence ATGTACAGCGTCAAGAGAGTGATGGCCCTGCTTCTGGCCATCGTCGCGCTCGGGACCAGCGCGCAGCACACCGAGGCCGGAATGATCGGCTTCCCGCTGCCGCTGCGCGGCGTGGTCGAGAAGATCCGCTTCAGCGAGCCGACACTGGCGCCGATGGCCTACACCATGTTCTGCATGCGCTATGCCGACGAATGCAAGCCGAAGGCGCGCATTGTGTTCCGCGGCGGCGCCACGCGTCTGACCAAGCAGCGCATCGCCGACCTGATCGAGGTCAATGCCGCGGTCAATCGCAGCATCGTGCCACAGCGCAACGAACGCGGCCTCGCCGGCGAGGAATGGCTGATCAATCCGGCACGCGGCGATTGCAACGACTATGCGGTCAGCAAGCGCCATGAGCTGTTGGCGCGCGGCTGGCCGATGCGCAACCTGTTGCTGAGCGAGGTGGTGACCTCCTGGGGCGAGCATCATCTCGTGCTGGTGGTCCGCGTCGAGGGCGGCGATGTCGTGCTCGACAATCTGAACGCGCAGATCCGCAGCTGGTCGCAGGCGCGCTATCGCTGGGTCAGGATGCAGACCCCGGCGAATCCCGACCACTGGGCCGCCGTCGCGCAGGCCGGCGCCTGA
- a CDS encoding ParA family protein, with protein sequence MPLVISVAQRKGGVGKTTLAVLLAAELDRRTGVVGLVDADSQASACHWAEPGNLSFPVYQLDPETRPVAEWAKLMRQIPHQIIVVDSAPNDRVLGAVLAVANIVLMPCTPSGLDIEATARTIDIVREVRAARRTALRAMIVPNRVDQRTLEGQQLIEELDTLDEEIGPMIGSRSAYVRAVALGQSVADFAGGTPADIEIKTLADLVMSWCGIAPRQRATV encoded by the coding sequence ATGCCGCTTGTCATCTCGGTTGCCCAGCGCAAGGGCGGGGTCGGAAAGACGACTCTTGCGGTCTTGCTGGCCGCGGAACTGGACCGGCGTACGGGCGTGGTGGGGCTGGTCGACGCCGACTCCCAGGCGTCCGCCTGTCACTGGGCCGAGCCGGGCAATCTGTCGTTCCCGGTCTACCAGCTCGATCCGGAAACCCGCCCCGTTGCCGAATGGGCCAAGCTGATGCGTCAGATCCCGCATCAGATCATCGTCGTGGATTCCGCGCCCAACGACCGGGTGCTGGGCGCCGTGCTCGCGGTCGCCAATATCGTGCTGATGCCGTGTACGCCGTCCGGCCTCGACATCGAGGCCACCGCGCGGACGATCGACATCGTGCGGGAGGTGCGCGCCGCGCGGCGCACGGCGCTGCGCGCCATGATCGTGCCGAACCGCGTCGACCAGCGCACGCTCGAAGGCCAGCAACTGATCGAGGAGCTCGATACGCTCGACGAGGAGATCGGGCCGATGATCGGAAGCCGCTCGGCCTATGTTCGCGCCGTCGCGCTCGGACAATCGGTGGCCGATTTCGCCGGCGGCACGCCCGCGGACATCGAGATCAAGACGCTCGCCGATCTCGTCATGAGCTGGTGCGGGATCGCGCCGCGCCAGCGCGCGACGGTCTAG
- a CDS encoding glycosyltransferase family 4 protein: MNVLFVHNNFPAQYRHIARALAEQPGNKVVAVGSSTASTTPDIRLLKYSTTKSDSSMVHPFARRFDTEARRAEEVLYALSSLSGQGFVPDLIFAHPGWGETLPLRTMFPKARIILYCEFYYGAEGRDVGFDPEFPMTGLDGNVALHLKNATTLLSLTECDTGVSPTPWQRSTFPREFQGKIEVIHEGVDTDEVKPNPVARFQLPNGATLSADDEVITYVSRNLEPVRGFHVFMRSLPRIMAARPNAQVVIVGGSGTSYGANPPKGSSWKSMFLDEIRSDIDLRRVHFLGRIPREPYLELLQISSVHVYLTYPFVLSWSLLEAMSAGCAVVASDTAPLRDIISDGNGLLTPFFDIDALSDQVVSVLSRPKAFKKMRMKARSFVRDNYDAKRVCLPRMLTLVDEGVLPRTHGG; encoded by the coding sequence ATGAACGTCCTCTTCGTCCACAACAACTTTCCTGCCCAGTACCGCCACATTGCGCGTGCACTCGCCGAGCAGCCCGGTAACAAGGTCGTTGCGGTCGGTTCGTCGACCGCGAGCACGACGCCGGATATCCGGCTGCTCAAATATTCGACGACCAAATCGGACTCCTCGATGGTCCATCCCTTTGCCCGCCGCTTTGATACCGAAGCGCGGCGTGCCGAAGAGGTGCTGTATGCGCTGTCGTCGCTGTCGGGGCAGGGCTTCGTGCCCGACCTGATCTTCGCGCATCCCGGTTGGGGTGAGACGCTGCCGCTGCGCACGATGTTTCCGAAGGCGCGGATCATTCTGTATTGCGAATTCTACTACGGCGCCGAGGGCAGGGACGTCGGCTTCGATCCGGAGTTTCCGATGACCGGCCTCGACGGCAACGTCGCGCTCCATCTGAAGAATGCGACCACGCTGCTGTCGCTCACCGAATGCGATACCGGCGTCTCGCCGACGCCCTGGCAGCGCTCGACCTTCCCCCGCGAGTTTCAGGGCAAGATCGAGGTCATCCACGAAGGCGTCGACACCGACGAGGTGAAGCCCAATCCCGTCGCGCGGTTTCAGCTGCCGAACGGCGCGACGCTGTCGGCGGATGACGAAGTCATCACTTACGTCTCGCGCAATTTGGAGCCGGTGCGCGGCTTCCATGTCTTCATGCGATCGCTGCCGCGGATCATGGCTGCGCGGCCGAATGCGCAGGTGGTGATCGTCGGCGGCAGCGGGACATCCTACGGCGCGAATCCGCCCAAGGGCTCGAGCTGGAAGTCGATGTTCCTGGACGAGATCAGGTCGGACATCGACCTGCGCCGTGTGCATTTCCTCGGCCGGATTCCGCGGGAACCGTATCTCGAACTGCTGCAGATCTCCTCGGTGCACGTTTATCTGACCTATCCCTTCGTGCTGTCATGGTCGCTGCTGGAGGCCATGAGCGCGGGATGTGCGGTGGTGGCATCGGACACGGCCCCGCTTCGCGACATCATCTCTGACGGCAACGGCCTGCTGACGCCGTTTTTTGATATTGATGCGCTGTCGGATCAGGTAGTCTCGGTGCTGTCACGGCCGAAAGCCTTCAAGAAGATGCGGATGAAGGCGAGGAGCTTCGTGAGGGACAATTACGATGCGAAGCGGGTCTGTCTGCCCCGGATGCTGACGCTCGTTGATGAAGGTGTCCTCCCGCGCACGCACGGGGGATAA